A segment of the Fusarium musae strain F31 chromosome 2, whole genome shotgun sequence genome:
ACATACACCACCTGAGCTGATAGCTGCCTTTCCTTCTAGTCTACAGTGGGCTACTCTTCGAGGTGGATGGCAAGCtggtcaagatcttgaggacgCTTTGCCGCTGTTGAGTGATGAACAGAGACAAAATGCAACTGAAACGTACCAGAATGCCCGGAGACTTGCGAATTACTTCAGTGGTGTTCCTGGTTCACTTGCCTTTTTGCCGCGACATTTGAGAAAAGAATTTTCGGTCGATAATGCGGAGACACTTCAAAAAGAACTCAGAGAGGAGCTTGGAGGACTCTATGAACAGTCGTTGAAGAGCTCACCTGCAACGAACGAGCGTATTCAGCAAGTGACTTCCTTCGACAGGATCTTTGTCAACAGCCGCGGGCATGGAGTTCTGCACATGGCGGCAGCCCGCGGACAAGCCCTGACGATTGAACATCTTATCAACACGTTCAAGCTAAACATCGACCTGCCAAACCAAGACTGCGAAGAAACACCGTTGGTCTGTGCCTGTCGAAATGCGCACTTGGAAGCATCTCTGGCACTCCTTCGCCACGGCGCGAATCCGAAGGGTCATCCTCTTGGACAAGACACTCCTCTACACTGGCTCTGGAGATTTGAACAACACGAGATGATGCAAATGGCTCGAGGCCTGCTGGACGCCGGCGCCCTGATCGATGCTCCGTCGGGTGGTATGAGAGCCGAGGTTCTTAAAGCGCACGCTGACTGGGAGGGAACCATGTCTATTCAGACCACACCTTTGGGTCGATGTGTTCTCTTCCAGAATATCCACGCTGCTCAAGTACTCATTGCACTTGGAGCTGACCCTATAATTCAAGTTGATGGAAAGTCGCCTATCCAACTTGCCGCTATGCTAGCATTGCCAAATTTCCTTCGACTGTTCTTATATCAAGACCATGATGAGTCCAAGATCTCGGGATTGTTTAATGGTTTTGATGACCTCACACTTTTGAAGGCGACTCAGGAGCAAAAGGCTGGTAATAGAGATACGTTTTCGTTGCTTAGCCGACTCATCAGAAACGGCCCGAGATATCGTTCTGATGTCGAGGAAACGTTCGCCATTTTCAAAGAGCAGAGAGAACTAATGGGAGCCGCCTCTTCCAGTGGATCATCAGGAGAAGCCTTGTGCATGCAGATTCGGCTTGGAAATCGTGATATTGTCGCAGCGTTGCTGAAAATGGGCCATAATCCGTCTGGCTCGCCTGATCATCGGCCCATGCGTGAAGCGATCATACTCAATGACGAGAAAGTATTTCGACTGTTGAGAAACTACGGCTGTGAGATCGAAAGTTATCCTGAGTGGCCACGGACTCTACTCCATGACCTGGCGGCGAGAccggcttcttctccccCTGGGATTGTCATAGCGGAAGAGCTCATAGCGTCAGGGGTTTCTGTTACGGATCATCCAGCAGGGACTAGACCGCCTGTTGTTGAAGCTATCTTACATGGATACATTGACCTAGCGAATCTCCTCATACAGCATGGAGCGCGAATCAGCTGTGCTTATCAGTTGGGACCCGAGCTCCCAAGGATTTCCGTCTTCAAGGAGCTCATTGAGAAAAGAACAGAGACATCGCTGTCCATCTTGCGGTCTCTGCTGACGCCAAATGATTCAACATCGGATCGAGGGTCCGTCCTACATCACAATGAACAGTTTGACTTTATCGTAGATCACATCGGTGACCCCGCCGAACAACAAAGTGCATGGACTATCCTTGCTACTTCGCCACCAGCACGCAAGAACGTAGTGGAAGCAGAGATCTACATGGCGCAAGTTCAATGTATGCTTGCAGAGAATTCACCCTTCGCTACCAAAGAGTGCATAAACTTTGATCATCCGAAGTCTGGCACCGCCTTGTGCCGAGCCGCTCTGTTCCAAAACCATTTCCTTGTCGGAAAGCTGCTACGTAGCGGTGCATATCCCAATATCAGGTTCCGTCAAGACTTTGGACCTGCACAACGATACTTTGGCAATGGTTCACCAATCAATCTCGCGCTGGGTTGCTATGAGGTTGCTATTGAAGGCTGGAGTGAGACTGTGCCAGATTCTATGCTGGAGGACATGAGAAGTGTTATAAATGAATTAGAGTCTATTCCGGACTATCCGGAGGAAGCGCTTACTCGCGGAGAGGCACTGAGGAAGCGGCATGAGGATATACTAAAGCTGCGAGATGACGGATGGGATATGCAGGCGCAGATGGCCAACATGAGCATTGAGCAAGGACCGGTTGACCTATCAAACATGAGCGCGGTGCAAGCGCCAGACCTGGAAGAGTCTCAACGGGAGATGTTCCAGGCTACAGAGACGATTATTCGGTGGATGTTTAATTCGCAGCGCTACGGAACAATTGGGCGAGCAGAAATGGCCAGGATAGCAGAAGGCGAGAACGCATAGTCTATCCCAAGGTAATCACCAGTCTATATCAGTATCCACGCGCTGTTATCAACCTATTCCTGATAAGAACCCTCGCGTGACTCACAGTAGCACTCACCCACCATCCCAACAAAAGATCCAGCTTCCTATCTTGACCACAATCTCAGAACAAATTTGGTACTTCGAGATGCGGGGATTGTCTCGCGTGCCTTGTTTCCTCGCACTGATGGTTGCCACGTGCCGGGCCATCTCCTTAAAACAGAACATGCACTGCAACCCACACACGATCGGTTAAATGGCTGATATCTCGAATCGGTAGGATTTCCGTATGCGAGATATCGTCAGAGGGGCAGAGATGCATATTCTTGGCTCGTTTGGGTAATTGCCTCGGTTCTCGTATATATAATGACTTGTAAGTAATTGAAAGGGGATTTATTTCTGGGTTTTGTGAATGTGATAGCTGAAAAGTATGCGACTGAATTGAGGCAGACCGCCTTGTAGCCACTTATCGCATCACTTTAAGCCACGACCAAATGATGAGTAACTACTATAAATACCGGTAGTCATCGCGAAATTCTTGGACATGATTCTTAAAAGTCAAAACATTCGTTGACCCAATTTTATCGTGGTCATGATGTTCACCGCAACTTATCGCAATCTTTCTTATGTGCTCCTGTTATACCTTGGCCTCACCACCTTCCTATTCCAGACAGCATCATGTCTCGCCGTCCCTTCATCTGAAGATACATTCAACGATAATTCCAAGCGGGCTGATGACTCTGGCGATGTTTACTTGCTTGGTGTCGGCAAGGCTGATGTGACCGGCCCTGTCGTCGAGCTCAATCTCATGGGATATGCCGACCTAGGGCAGATAGGAACAGGTCTGCGCCAGCGCCTTTACTCTCGCGCTTTCATCGTGGGTAATCCAGATGAACCTGAGGAGAGGTTTGTATACTTGGTTTTGGATACCCAGTCTGGAGACACTGCTGTTCGCAGAGGTATCCTTGAGGGCATCGCAGCTCTTGGATCTGAATATTCGGTCTACACTTCTGACATTGTCGCCGTCACCGGAACGCATTCACATGCTGGGCCAGCAGGTTGGAATAACTACCTCATGCCTCAGATCTCCGCTCTCGGATTCAATCAGCAGGCGTACCAAGCTATCGTCGACGGCGCAGTCTTGTCCGTCAAACGGGCACACGAAAACCTCGCCAAAGGCCGTCTTAGCGTAGGCAAGATCCGCATTGAAGATGTCAACATCAATCGAAGTCTTTATGCGTACCAGGCTAATCCCAAGTCTGAGCGGGACAAGTACCAGGATGAGGTCGACAAGGAATTAACTATGCTCAAGTTCACTCGCGACTCGGATAACAAGGTCACTGGTGTGCTGACATGGTTCTCGGTTCATGGCACAAGTCTTTACATGAACAATACCCTTGTCGCTGGTGATAACAAGGGTGTGAGTGCCTATCTACTCGAGCAGGCTGTTCGTGGCACCAATGGAGCGACAGATGATTTCGTGGCTGGCTTTTCACAAGCTGCCGTCGCTGACACTACGCCAAATGTCGAAGGAGCTTGGTGTGAAGATGGTTCGGGACAGCAGTGTGACTTTAAGGACGCGACTTGCGGAGGCAAGATTGAGACCTGTCACGGCAGAGGACCTTTCTGGGGCTTGAATGACGGAGGCACCAAATCATGCTGGGAAATCGGTCGTCGCGTCTTCAAGCAAGCCGACAAGCTGTACAACCAGATGCAAAGTGGAGATGGCGTTCCGGTCACCGGAAAGAATGTTCTCGGATATCACTCTTTTCATGACTTTTCCGATTTCTCCTTTCAGCTACCCAACGGCACCTCTGCAAAGACGTGTGCTGCAGCCTTCGGGTACTCCTTTGCCGCTGGAACTACCGATGGCCCAGGGTATTTCGACTTTAAGCAGGGCGACTCCGGCGAACCCGATGCTAGTCCCTTCTGGGCCCTTGTATCAAAGTTCTTGCGCAATCCTACCAAGGAGCAAGTTGCATGTCAGTCACCCAAGCCGATTCTCATTGACGCCGGTGAGATTACACTACCTTATGCCTGGGCTCCCAACATTGTGGATATCCAGATGCTGCGTGTTGGTaatttcttcatcattgttTCAGCACCTGAGCTTACCACTATGTCTTCGCGACGTTGGCGCAAGAGTATCagtgatgagatcaaggatagaggtggtgttgaaggtGATCCTATTGTTGTCGCTGGTGGACCGGGCAATACCTATGCGCATTACTGTACTACACCTGAAGAGTATGATGTGCAGCGCTACGAAGGTGGTTCAACTGTCCACGGTAGACATAGTCTTGATGCGTACATCAACCTGACCACGAGCTATCTCGGATACCTCCTCCAAGAAAAGGGCGCCTCAAAGCCACCGACTGGCCCATCTGCACCTGATAATCGCAAGAACTCCATATCTCTCACCACAGGCGTCGTTTACGATAATCCCAAGATCGGCACCAAGTTCGGCGACGTTATCAACGATGTGAGCAAGTCAAAGTTTGCAGTTGGCGATACCATCGCCGCTACATTCGTTGCAGCCAATCCACGGAACAATCTTCACCTGGAGGATACATATGCGGcggttgagaagaaggacgggTCCAAGTGGGTTCAAGTTCGGACTGATGAAGATTGGGATCTTGTTTTTGAGTGGAAGAGACTTGATGGGTTGCTTGGGTCTAGTGAGGTTGCTATCACGTGGGAGACGGGGTGGCAGGATGCGAAGGATATTGGTTCAGGAACGTACAGACTGAGCTACTATGGGGATAGCAAGACTCCTATTACGGGTAAGATCAATGCGTTTACGGGTAGGAGTAGTGAGTTCACTATTGCTTGAGCCTCTTAGTCAGTATGTAATCTGATCGCATTAGCTCAAAGAGACTTTAAATTTTGTCAATATTTACATTAAAGGAGCGAGTGAGATTTAGTCTGGCTGGCATGCCTGGTAAATTATACAGACAGACTCTTAGCGCAGAAAGACGCTCGCTATCACCATAGTCTGCCAGAAACTGAATTCTAATCCTTTTCTAGGAAAGGTTTCAAAACAAATGGCAGTTAGGCATCTGGTTTCCAAAGCGTGGGAAATTGGTTTCGTTCCCTGTTGATCGGATACTTAATAAATCCCTAAATCGATGCGGCAGATTGATAATCCCTCGGGAGGTAAGATGAGGGGCCATACTTTCTGATGCAACATGTCAGACCACCGACCCATGCAAGGCCACGTACGTTTCTGCATGTTGGTTACTGGGAATCCAGGATAGCCAGTGATATTGACTCTCGAAAATTCGCTTAACACACAGCATGCATACTACCTACGCAATCATTTGCCATTCCCACCCGCAGATTCCCCCATCTTCACTTATCCCTCATTGAGCGATTTTCAGGTCATCAACTTTAACATGTCGACTGTAGAAGCAGATCCCGTGCTTCATCCTGACGAGGATGTAAGAGCATGTCTAATCCATCAAGGTTAAACGCTGAGTAAGACTAGGTCGTCGATGATGCAGACTCATCAATTGGGACAGTGCGCTTCTCAATCATCCATATCAAGAGACTCGGCTGACAGGCGACAGGATGCcgcctcatcaacaaccagcATCTCAAGCTCCATCTTGAATTTTCGGCTTGAGAACGGTAGAACCTACCATAGCTTCAAAAACGGAAGTAAGAAGCATTACCATCCTCTGATACCAATTTCTGACCACCTCACTAGAATATCATCTGCCGAATGACCAGGTTGAAAATGAGCGTCTAGGTACCGGATTACGACGGTGTTTAAGCATTTTGCTGACAGATCAGACCTCCAGCATAACCTTTTCCTGTTGACATTTGGCGATAGACTGGGCCTTGCTCCGCCAAATGAACCCGGCGTAAAGGTCGGAAGTGTACTCGACGTGGGGACAGGAACCGGGATATGGGCCATTGACTACGCTGATGAGCATCCAGAAGCTGAGGTTTGTCTTATACTGGCTGATCCTTCTGGGTTCCTACTAACTGCACAGGTCATTGGGGTCGACCTTTCGCCAATTCAGCCCGCTTTGTGAGTACCCTCGGGTGATACCTTTTCCCGCTAATACCTTTAGCGTCCCGCCAAACCTTCGTTTTATTATTGATGACATCGACGAGGACTGGGAATATGGTCAGCCGTTTGATTATATCCACAGCAGGATGATGGTCTTTAGCATCAAGAATTGGAAGCACTACATCCGCAAGATCTTCAAGCATGTATTCAACCTCCACGTCATCCATAAGACtaacctttatagtaatctcAAGCCTGGTGGCTATGTCGAGATTCAAGAAACTGGAGGCATTATTCTCTCCGACGACGGGACTCTTACGCCTGACCACGCCCTTTCAAAGTGGTGTAACCTCCTCGAGGAGGCTTTTACTAAGCTCGGCAGTACCTCCATCGAGTTCGACGAGATCAAAGCTATTATGCAAGAAGTTGGCTTTGTCGATGTCGTCGACAAAAGATTCAAGTGGCCTACCAATCCCTGGGCTCGAGATAAGAAGTATAAAGAGTTGGGAATGTGGAATAACTACAATGCTTCGAACGCTTTGGAGTCGTTGACCATGGCGTCGTTTTCGAGGGCTCACGGATGGTCGCGGGAGGAAGTTATTACGTTCCTTGTTAATGTGCGGAAGGATCTAAATAATCCCATTGTTCATGCTTATAATCCCATGTGAGTATCACAGACGCTGATATGGACTCGATGTTAACGACTGGTAGATGTTCTATCTTTGGAAAGAAACCGGATATTTAAGAGAGACAGGGGATAAGTGAAGATCCTAGGTTTGTGCTTACTGACTCCTGTATGTGAAAATCAAGAATGCTGGCGAACTATCTGATCCGATCCAATGCTGTGTCGTGATTAATCTATGTGTTAGTAGCCTATGATCTTGGGGGCTCCACGTCCAAACTGATGTCTTCATGGTACTCCATGAGTTCCGTGTCATGTTCCTGTTTTGGCTGTTCAAACGGCCTACTCTCAATCAACACTAGAATACAGAAAAAAACCTCCAATCCTTACTAACTCCCTTGGCAAAAAGGAACAGAAGAGCCGATACTGCATATGCTGTGCCACAGAAGAGAACCAAGGCGTTGTAGTGGTTGCCGTCACTTGTTCCTAAGATCAATCCTGAGATAGGAACTCCGGCCAATGTGGCAAAGCTCACCACACCGTAGGCCGTTCCATACCTGGTAGCATATTCCTCTGTTTTACAGAGCTGGGCTACACAGACTGGCGTCAAGCTGAAAGCAGTACCGCTGAAAAAGCCATAGGTTACAGCGAAGGAAATGACAACAACGGCGTTAGACCTCGCATGAAGCCATAAACAAAAGATTGACAAGGTAGAGAGAGTCGCGCAAATGATCATGACGTTGAATCGACCGAGTTTATCAGCAACGATCCCAGGTAGACAGCGTCCCAGGGTAGATGCCGAATTCAGAATCGCCAATACGTTGGGAGAGAGGTCACTCAGTCCATGGAAAGAGGTGTATGTAGTGATGTATGCTGGTGGTACCAGCACAGCCCAATCCAAAATGAATATTGCCATCATTGTAAGCGCAAGTCTTGTGTCTTTGAAGCCCTTCCAGTCGAGAACAAGCCGCGAATTGGGATTTGCCGGAAGCCGTGTCTTGAGCAAGGGCAGACTGGCTAGGAAACAAATGAAGGTAATGAGCGCAAAGCATCGTATTGTCCAGGGAAATCCAATTCGACGCGAGAGATGCGAAAAAGCAAGGGGATAGCAGAGACCTCCGATGCCACCGGCAGTTGTTGCTAGGCCAGTCGCCAATCCGCGATTTTGCATGAACCAATGCCCAAGCGTGGCGATGCTGGTGGTCCATATGATCGAAGACGACAGACCTCCCAGGCACCCAAAGGCAAGCATAAACTGGTAgtattcttctcatcatgtgAGGTTAGCGTGGGGCCCTGCTTATCTCGCTCAAATGGGGACTTTCTCACCTGTACAGAAACTCGTACATATCAGCGACACGACTAAGCCGCATGCTCCAGTGGGAAACAAGTATTCGAGACCATACCGATCAAATATTGGGCCTATAGAGGTGTCAGATACCTTGCTCTGAGAGTTTGATGCTTGATATGAGAGGTTTTACCCGCCTGGATGCCcccaaagaagaaaagaaaagcaaaggTGCTGAATATCCACGCAATTTGGGGCTCCGAGTACTTATCGAGCTGATTGGCCAGGAGCCATGCTTGGAAAATACCAGTCGAGTTGAGGAGGCCCGAGGCTGGGAACAGTGCCAGCCATGCACCCAAAACGACGCTATATGCCTTGAACCCACGTTCAGGGTAGGACTCGAAAATGATTGGATTTACGGTGGAAGACATTTTGAAGCTGATATGATCGGTGAGTCACGCAAAATTGTGAGAGGTTATTGGGGATTAGATACATTTGCTTGTCAATCGAAGGGCGTATTGCGGGTCAACTGTAGATTACTAGTTAacaaagtaataatattaactacaAAAGATATACTACTGTAGATCATTTAAATACCTCCAGGTTTAAATATACAAAACATTTATCTTCCGACATCAAATAATAAAACAGAATAACAGTATAATTTCAAGTCTGTCAGAAgctaattttttattatttaagataatGGTCAAGGAACTCAATTTGCACCTTTATGTTTTGCTCAAAGTAGTCTCCTGTATAAAGATCAAATTGACCACATCCATGCAGGTAGAGTAATTGTTTAGGTTCTCGCGCCTTGTTAAAGGCATCCATTTGTGATGCCGTTTGCACCAGGACATCGTTGCCGGGAACAACAAGCAAAAGTGGTGTTGGGGAGACTCTATAAATCATAGACTGGCCCTCAAAGCTAAGCATGTGCAGCTGGGTCTGCGAAGTGATGTAGTTCTCCCAGCGACTTCCACAGGTCTTTTGAAGACTCATTATATCGTATGCATCCTGGGGATTCTGTAGAGTATGGCAGACACGTGCTTGCCCATATCATGCTCTGAGACATTGTTAATGATGGACTTCGTCAGGATAGCCTGCGATCTAACTGACCTGGCAGTTTTCCTGTACATATGAGCTATTAAGATACGCCATGAGCGCTTCGCCCCTGCTCATGCTAGTGGCAAAAAAAATAAAGGGGCCTGGCTGGTTTCTTTCTAACAGCCCCGCCAAGTCTTGcccaagctccttgaagcCAGTGG
Coding sequences within it:
- a CDS encoding hypothetical protein (EggNog:ENOG41) produces the protein MSIQKLSVPPNLRFIIDDIDEDWEYGQPFDYIHSRMMVFSIKNWKHYIRKIFKHVFNLHVIHKTNLYSNLKPGGYVEIQETGGIILSDDGTLTPDHALSKWCNLLEEAFTKLGSTSIEFDEIKAIMQEVGFVDVVDKRFKWPTNPWARDKKYKELGMWNNYNASNALESLTMASFSRAHGWSREEVITFLVNVRKDLNNPIVHAYNPM
- a CDS encoding hypothetical protein (EggNog:ENOG41), giving the protein MMFTATYRNLSYVLLLYLGLTTFLFQTASCLAVPSSEDTFNDNSKRADDSGDVYLLGVGKADVTGPVVELNLMGYADLGQIGTGLRQRLYSRAFIVGNPDEPEERFVYLVLDTQSGDTAVRRGILEGIAALGSEYSVYTSDIVAVTGTHSHAGPAGWNNYLMPQISALGFNQQAYQAIVDGAVLSVKRAHENLAKGRLSVGKIRIEDVNINRSLYAYQANPKSERDKYQDEVDKELTMLKFTRDSDNKVTGVLTWFSVHGTSLYMNNTLVAGDNKGVSAYLLEQAVRGTNGATDDFVAGFSQAAVADTTPNVEGAWCEDGSGQQCDFKDATCGGKIETCHGRGPFWGLNDGGTKSCWEIGRRVFKQADKLYNQMQSGDGVPVTGKNVLGYHSFHDFSDFSFQLPNGTSAKTCAAAFGYSFAAGTTDGPGYFDFKQGDSGEPDASPFWALVSKFLRNPTKEQVACQSPKPILIDAGEITLPYAWAPNIVDIQMLRVGNFFIIVSAPELTTMSSRRWRKSISDEIKDRGGVEGDPIVVAGGPGNTYAHYCTTPEEYDVQRYEGGSTVHGRHSLDAYINLTTSYLGYLLQEKGASKPPTGPSAPDNRKNSISLTTGVVYDNPKIGTKFGDVINDVSKSKFAVGDTIAATFVAANPRNNLHLEDTYAAVEKKDGSKWVQVRTDEDWDLVFEWKRLDGLLGSSEVAITWETGWQDAKDIGSGTYRLSYYGDSKTPITGASEI